A window of Micrococcus endophyticus contains these coding sequences:
- a CDS encoding IclR family transcriptional regulator: MTAEPARAQADDDVLGPSLHRHPSGVGVVDKSVAILDALESGPATLAQLVTATGIARPTLHRLAAALTHHRLVGKDLQGRYVLGTRLAELASAAGEDRLTTASGPVLLWLRDATGESAQVFRRQADSRVCVASAERPWGLRDTIPVGARMSMKAGSAAQVLLAWEDHERLVEGLAGAVFTPTVLAAVRRRGWAQSLAEREPGVASVSAPVRGPSGRVIAAVSISGPLERLSRQPGRNHADAVVAAATRLTELIRAGEA, encoded by the coding sequence ATGACCGCTGAGCCCGCCCGCGCGCAGGCCGACGACGACGTCCTCGGCCCCTCCCTCCACCGCCACCCCAGCGGGGTCGGCGTCGTGGACAAGTCCGTGGCCATCCTCGACGCGCTCGAGTCCGGCCCCGCCACCCTCGCCCAGCTCGTGACCGCCACCGGGATCGCCCGGCCCACGCTGCACCGGCTCGCCGCGGCGCTCACGCACCACCGCCTCGTGGGCAAGGACCTGCAGGGCCGCTACGTGCTCGGCACCCGGCTGGCCGAGCTCGCCTCCGCCGCCGGCGAGGACCGCCTCACCACCGCCTCCGGCCCCGTCCTGCTCTGGCTGCGCGACGCCACCGGGGAGAGCGCCCAGGTATTCCGCCGCCAGGCCGACTCCCGCGTCTGCGTGGCCAGCGCCGAGCGGCCCTGGGGCCTGCGCGACACCATCCCCGTGGGCGCCCGCATGTCCATGAAGGCCGGCTCCGCCGCCCAGGTCCTACTGGCCTGGGAGGACCACGAGCGCCTCGTGGAGGGGCTCGCCGGCGCCGTGTTCACCCCCACCGTGCTGGCGGCCGTGCGGCGCCGGGGCTGGGCCCAGTCGCTCGCCGAGCGCGAGCCCGGCGTCGCCTCCGTGTCCGCACCCGTGCGCGGGCCCAGCGGCCGGGTCATCGCGGCCGTGTCCATCTCCGGCCCGCTCGAGCGGCTTTCCCGCCAGCCCGGCCGCAACCACGCGGACGCCGTCGTCGCCGCCGCCACCCGCCTCACCGAGCTGATCCGCGCCGGCGAGGCCTGA
- a CDS encoding dynamin family protein — protein sequence MPHTDQTHPDLGVDTAVRRVRDHLAALELPFETATAGEDRAERERTLHQIEDYVLPRLDSLDAPLLAVVGGSTGAGKSTLVNALVGHEVSRSSALRPTTRQPLLLHNPADAHWFTGPRVLPDLARVTVHRDASAGPVEPDQSAMDTVALVAEPALPAGIALVDAPDIDSVADQNRALARQLLEAADLWIFTTTAHRYADAVPWQLLDQAAARDITVAVVLGRVPEGAAADITPDLQRMLTERGLGDARIHVIPETRFDERGLLPAEHVEGLRTWLETLAADAQARGAVARRTVDGVLGQLAARVAELARAEEDQRHAADLLARVVGDSTQQAVDRVHEATSDGTLLRGEVLARWQDFVGTGEFFRGVETAIGRVRDRLGALVRGRPAPAEEVETALETGLHAVMVEAAAAAAEQIERRWAAEPAGRALVAGRDLGSLPADTSERAAAVVRDWQSDVLALIQEEGAGKRTRARLAATGVNGAAVALMVISFASTGGLVGLEIGIAGGAAVVGQKLLESIFGEDAVRRMARRANELLERRVRSLLETVLADRFLPLLRLDREPQATEELRALVPVLRRGVDAGLDGPGGPASEAPARRDDVAPADAAAAAAALDAADTDTDADTDAPARPEAGEHEEGTR from the coding sequence GTGCCACACACGGATCAGACCCACCCGGACCTCGGCGTCGACACGGCCGTGCGCCGCGTGCGCGATCACCTCGCCGCGCTGGAGCTGCCCTTCGAGACCGCCACGGCGGGGGAGGACCGCGCCGAGCGGGAGCGGACCCTCCACCAGATCGAGGACTACGTGCTGCCGCGCCTCGACTCGCTCGACGCGCCGCTGCTCGCGGTGGTCGGCGGCTCGACCGGCGCCGGCAAGTCGACCCTCGTGAACGCCCTGGTGGGCCACGAGGTCTCGCGCTCCTCCGCGCTGCGCCCCACCACGCGCCAGCCGCTGCTCCTGCACAACCCCGCGGACGCCCACTGGTTCACGGGCCCGCGCGTGCTCCCGGACCTCGCCCGCGTCACCGTGCACCGCGACGCGTCGGCCGGGCCCGTGGAGCCGGACCAGTCCGCCATGGACACCGTGGCCCTCGTGGCCGAGCCGGCCCTGCCCGCGGGCATCGCGCTCGTGGACGCGCCGGACATCGACTCGGTGGCGGACCAGAACCGCGCGCTCGCCCGGCAGCTCCTCGAGGCCGCGGACCTGTGGATCTTCACGACGACGGCGCACCGCTACGCCGACGCCGTCCCGTGGCAGCTGCTGGACCAGGCCGCCGCACGGGACATCACGGTGGCCGTGGTGCTGGGGCGCGTGCCCGAGGGCGCCGCCGCGGACATCACCCCGGACCTGCAGCGCATGCTCACCGAGCGCGGCCTCGGCGACGCGCGGATCCACGTGATCCCGGAGACCCGCTTCGACGAGCGCGGCCTGCTCCCGGCCGAGCACGTCGAGGGCCTGCGCACCTGGCTCGAGACGCTCGCCGCGGACGCCCAGGCGCGCGGCGCCGTCGCCCGGCGCACCGTGGACGGGGTGCTCGGCCAGCTGGCCGCCCGCGTGGCGGAACTGGCCCGCGCCGAGGAGGACCAGCGCCACGCCGCGGACCTGCTCGCCCGCGTGGTGGGGGACTCCACGCAGCAGGCCGTGGACCGGGTCCACGAGGCCACCTCGGACGGCACCCTGCTGCGCGGCGAGGTGCTCGCCCGCTGGCAGGACTTCGTGGGCACCGGCGAGTTCTTCCGGGGCGTGGAGACCGCGATCGGCCGCGTGCGCGACCGCCTCGGCGCGCTCGTGCGCGGGCGCCCCGCCCCGGCGGAGGAGGTCGAGACGGCCCTCGAGACCGGCCTGCACGCCGTGATGGTGGAGGCCGCCGCGGCCGCCGCCGAGCAGATCGAGCGCCGCTGGGCCGCCGAGCCCGCCGGCCGGGCCCTCGTGGCCGGCCGCGACCTGGGCTCCCTGCCGGCGGACACCTCCGAGCGCGCCGCCGCGGTGGTGCGCGACTGGCAGTCGGACGTGCTGGCCCTCATCCAGGAGGAGGGCGCCGGCAAGCGCACCCGCGCCCGCCTGGCCGCCACGGGCGTCAACGGCGCCGCGGTGGCGCTCATGGTCATCTCGTTCGCCTCCACGGGCGGGCTCGTGGGCCTCGAGATCGGCATCGCCGGCGGCGCGGCCGTGGTCGGCCAGAAGCTGCTCGAGTCGATCTTCGGCGAGGACGCGGTGCGCCGCATGGCCAGGCGCGCCAACGAGCTGCTCGAGCGCCGGGTCCGCTCGCTGCTCGAGACCGTCCTGGCCGACCGTTTCCTCCCGCTGCTGCGCCTGGACCGCGAGCCGCAGGCCACCGAGGAGCTGCGCGCCCTCGTCCCCGTGCTGCGCCGCGGCGTGGACGCCGGCCTCGACGGGCCGGGCGGTCCGGCCTCCGAGGCGCCGGCCCGCCGCGACGACGTCGCCCCGGCGGACGCCGCCGCCGCGGCCGCGGCCCTGGACGCCGCCGACACCGACACCGATGCCGACACCGACGCTCCGGCCCGCCCGGAGGCCGGGGAGCACGAGGAGGGCACCCGATGA
- the leuC gene encoding 3-isopropylmalate dehydratase large subunit, with the protein MTSETTRPRTLAEKVWDEHVVVHGEGEGSSRTPDLLYIDLHLVHEVTSPQAFEGLRLAGRPVRRPDLTIATEDHNTPTLEIDKPIADPTSRTQIETLRANAAEFGVRLHPLGDAEQGIVHVVGPQLGLTQPGLTVVCGDSHTSTHGAFGALAFGIGTSEVEHVLATQTLPLKPFKTMAITVDGTLRPGVTAKDVILAVIAKIGTGGGQGFVLEYRGEAIRSLSMEGRMTICNMSIEAGARAGMVAPDETTFAYLKGRPHAPEGADWDAAVEHWRTLATDEGAEFDAEVVIDADELEPFVTWGTNPGQGVSLNGAVPAPEDFDDPVAQESARKALGYMDLTPGTPMKEVAVDTVFMGSCTNSRIEDLRAFAEVVKGRKKAEGLRVMVVPGSARVRLQAMDEGLDRVFEDFGAEWRFAGCSMCLGMNPDQLAPGERCASTSNRNFEGRQGKGGRTHLVSPVVAAATAVLGRLASPSDLPALTPQEA; encoded by the coding sequence ATGACGAGCGAGACGACGCGGCCGAGGACGCTGGCCGAGAAGGTCTGGGACGAGCACGTGGTGGTGCACGGCGAGGGCGAGGGCTCCTCCCGCACCCCCGACCTGCTCTACATCGACCTGCACCTCGTCCACGAGGTGACCAGCCCCCAGGCCTTCGAGGGCCTGCGCCTGGCCGGCCGCCCCGTGCGCCGCCCGGACCTGACGATCGCCACGGAGGACCACAACACCCCCACGCTGGAGATCGACAAGCCGATCGCGGACCCCACCTCCCGCACCCAGATCGAGACCCTGCGCGCCAACGCCGCGGAGTTCGGCGTCCGCCTGCACCCGCTCGGCGACGCCGAGCAGGGCATCGTCCACGTGGTCGGCCCCCAGCTGGGCCTCACCCAGCCCGGGCTGACCGTGGTCTGCGGCGACTCGCACACCTCCACCCACGGCGCGTTCGGCGCCCTGGCCTTCGGCATCGGCACCTCCGAGGTGGAGCACGTGCTCGCCACCCAGACGCTGCCCCTGAAGCCCTTCAAGACCATGGCGATCACCGTGGACGGCACCCTGCGCCCGGGCGTCACCGCCAAGGACGTCATCCTGGCCGTGATCGCGAAGATCGGCACCGGCGGCGGCCAGGGCTTCGTCCTGGAGTACCGCGGCGAGGCCATCCGCAGCCTCTCCATGGAAGGCCGGATGACCATCTGCAACATGTCCATCGAGGCTGGCGCCCGCGCAGGCATGGTCGCCCCGGACGAGACCACGTTCGCCTACCTCAAGGGCCGCCCGCACGCGCCCGAGGGCGCCGACTGGGACGCCGCCGTCGAGCACTGGCGGACCCTGGCCACGGACGAGGGCGCCGAGTTCGACGCCGAGGTGGTCATCGACGCGGACGAGCTCGAGCCGTTCGTCACGTGGGGCACCAACCCCGGCCAGGGCGTGAGCCTGAACGGCGCGGTGCCCGCGCCCGAGGACTTCGACGACCCCGTGGCCCAGGAGTCCGCCCGCAAGGCGCTGGGCTACATGGACCTCACCCCCGGCACCCCCATGAAGGAGGTGGCGGTGGACACCGTGTTCATGGGCTCGTGCACCAACTCCCGCATCGAGGACCTCCGCGCCTTCGCCGAGGTCGTCAAGGGCCGGAAGAAGGCCGAGGGGCTGCGCGTCATGGTGGTGCCCGGCTCAGCCCGCGTGCGCCTGCAGGCCATGGACGAAGGCCTCGACCGGGTGTTCGAGGACTTCGGGGCGGAGTGGCGCTTCGCCGGCTGCTCCATGTGCCTGGGCATGAACCCGGACCAGCTCGCCCCCGGCGAGCGCTGCGCGTCCACGTCCAACCGCAACTTCGAGGGCCGCCAGGGCAAGGGCGGGCGCACCCACCTGGTCTCCCCGGTGGTGGCCGCCGCCACCGCCGTGCTGGGCCGCCTGGCCAGCCCGTCCGACCTGCCCGCCCTCACCCCCCAGGAGGCCTGA
- the leuD gene encoding 3-isopropylmalate dehydratase small subunit — protein MEKFTTHTGIGVPLRASNVDTDQIIPAVYLKRISRTGFEDALFAGWRQDPDFILNTEPFSAGTVLVAGSDFGTGSSREHAVWALKDYGFRAVISPRFADIFRGNSAKQGLVAAQVEQEDVERIWKELENRPGTAVTVDLVSRTVECGDVTAPFQIDDDTRHRLLEGLDDIAVTLDHQDEIDAYERARPSYKPTTLPARTAG, from the coding sequence ATGGAGAAGTTCACCACCCACACCGGCATCGGCGTGCCGCTGCGTGCGTCCAACGTGGACACCGACCAGATCATCCCGGCGGTCTACCTCAAGCGCATCTCGCGCACCGGCTTCGAGGACGCCCTGTTCGCCGGCTGGCGCCAGGACCCCGACTTCATCCTCAACACCGAGCCCTTCAGTGCCGGCACCGTGCTGGTGGCCGGCTCGGACTTCGGCACCGGCTCCTCCCGCGAGCACGCCGTGTGGGCGCTCAAGGACTACGGCTTCCGCGCCGTGATCTCCCCGCGCTTCGCGGACATCTTCCGCGGCAACTCCGCCAAGCAGGGCCTCGTGGCCGCGCAGGTGGAGCAGGAGGACGTGGAGCGGATCTGGAAGGAGCTGGAGAACCGGCCGGGCACCGCCGTCACCGTGGACCTGGTCTCCCGCACCGTGGAGTGCGGGGACGTGACCGCCCCGTTCCAGATCGACGATGACACGCGCCACCGCCTGCTCGAGGGCCTGGACGACATCGCCGTCACCCTGGACCACCAGGACGAGATCGACGCCTACGAGCGCGCCCGCCCCTCCTACAAGCCCACCACGCTGCCCGCGCGCACCGCGGGCTGA
- a CDS encoding GTPase has protein sequence MSRRDAPSLAARLEALGTAADLGRDRLPEAVVADADATVRAAGERQALSAEHTVVGFFGATGSGKSSLFNALTGRDLARVAATRPTTSEPLAAVWGVGRGQGLDAGADGDGTGEGGGAAALLDWLGVRRRHLLDEAPVLDDGRPGFLGLGHREGADATGLILLDLPDIDSVELSNREITSRLAGHVDVLVWVVDPEKYADAVLHREFLATMGSHAAVTLVLLNQVDRLSVRDRDTVLASLRRMLSGHGLGDVRVLPVSARTGEGLEEVGRQIAAIVERRGAAAERLGADVAARARDLDAASGEGEPAGVGPGDEQRLGRDLATAGGVPAVVRAVEGSYRLRSAKQTSWPVLRWMHSFRADPLRRLHLMPDRPAARRDRDEVGRDPALHRTSLPERTGTQKAVVDGAVRTLVTAAAAGAPEPWAASVRRAGRAHAEQVPDAVDQAIAATDLGAGRGSWWHPVLNVLQWLALLTAVVGAGWLGVLALAAYLQFPLPPAPVVEGFPIPTLLLVGGLALGVLLALLAIPLTRITAASRGRRARRRLEEGTTDVGRRLVVDPVRAEVDRFHAFRDAVARAAGATARRGRR, from the coding sequence ATGAGCCGCCGCGACGCCCCCTCGCTCGCCGCCCGCCTCGAGGCCCTCGGCACCGCCGCCGACCTGGGCCGGGACCGCCTGCCCGAGGCCGTGGTGGCCGACGCCGACGCCACCGTCCGCGCCGCGGGCGAGCGCCAGGCCCTCTCGGCCGAGCACACCGTGGTGGGCTTCTTCGGCGCCACCGGCTCCGGCAAGTCCTCCCTCTTCAACGCGCTCACCGGGCGGGACCTGGCCCGCGTGGCAGCCACCCGCCCCACCACGTCCGAGCCGCTCGCCGCGGTGTGGGGCGTGGGCCGCGGCCAGGGCCTGGACGCCGGCGCGGACGGCGACGGCACGGGCGAGGGCGGCGGCGCCGCCGCCCTGCTGGACTGGCTCGGCGTCCGCCGTCGCCACCTGCTGGACGAGGCGCCCGTCCTGGACGACGGCCGGCCCGGCTTCCTCGGCCTGGGCCACCGCGAGGGCGCGGACGCCACGGGCCTGATCCTGCTGGACCTGCCGGACATCGACTCGGTGGAGCTGTCCAACCGGGAGATCACGTCCCGCCTGGCCGGGCACGTGGACGTGCTCGTGTGGGTGGTGGACCCGGAGAAGTACGCGGACGCCGTGCTCCACCGCGAGTTCCTGGCCACCATGGGCTCGCACGCCGCCGTGACCCTCGTGCTGCTCAACCAGGTGGATCGCCTGTCCGTGCGGGACCGGGACACCGTCCTGGCCTCCCTGCGCCGCATGCTCTCGGGCCACGGCCTCGGGGACGTGCGCGTCCTGCCGGTCTCCGCCCGCACCGGCGAGGGCCTCGAGGAGGTCGGTCGGCAGATCGCCGCCATCGTCGAGCGCCGCGGGGCCGCGGCGGAGCGCCTGGGCGCCGACGTCGCCGCCCGCGCCCGGGACCTCGACGCCGCCTCCGGCGAGGGCGAGCCGGCCGGCGTCGGACCGGGGGACGAGCAGCGCCTCGGGCGCGACCTGGCCACCGCCGGCGGCGTGCCCGCCGTGGTGCGCGCCGTGGAGGGCTCCTACCGCCTGCGCTCGGCCAAGCAGACCAGCTGGCCCGTGCTGCGCTGGATGCACTCCTTCCGCGCGGACCCCCTGCGCCGGCTGCACCTGATGCCCGACCGCCCGGCCGCCCGCCGCGACCGGGACGAGGTCGGCCGCGACCCCGCCCTGCACCGCACCTCGCTCCCTGAGCGCACGGGCACGCAGAAGGCCGTGGTGGACGGCGCCGTCCGCACCCTCGTCACCGCGGCCGCGGCCGGGGCCCCCGAGCCGTGGGCCGCCTCCGTGCGCCGCGCCGGACGCGCCCACGCCGAGCAGGTGCCGGACGCCGTGGACCAGGCGATCGCCGCCACCGACCTCGGGGCGGGCCGCGGCAGCTGGTGGCACCCCGTGCTCAACGTCCTGCAGTGGCTCGCCCTGCTCACCGCGGTCGTGGGCGCCGGCTGGCTGGGCGTGCTCGCGCTCGCGGCCTACCTGCAGTTCCCGCTGCCGCCGGCCCCGGTGGTCGAGGGCTTCCCCATCCCCACCCTGCTGCTCGTCGGCGGCCTCGCCCTCGGCGTCCTGCTGGCCCTGCTGGCGATCCCGCTGACCCGCATCACGGCGGCCTCGCGCGGGCGCCGGGCCCGCCGGCGCCTCGAGGAGGGGACCACCGACGTCGGACGCCGGCTCGTGGTGGACCCGGTGCGCGCGGAGGTGGACCGGTTCCACGCGTTCCGCGACGCCGTGGCCCGCGCCGCCGGCGCCACGGCCCGCCGCGGGCGCCGGTGA
- the murA gene encoding UDP-N-acetylglucosamine 1-carboxyvinyltransferase: protein MAKLLTIHGGKPLTGEVTVRGAKNLVPKAMVAALLGNTPSVLRSIPEIKDVDVVSSLLEIHGVSVQWDKESGRITMDPAGVKSALTAEIDAHAGDSRIPILFCGPLMHAIGEAFIPDLGGCKIGDRPIDYHLAVLRNFGAVVDKRPGGISISAPKGLHGAKLELPYPSVGATEQVLLTAVKAEGITELKGAAVEPEIHDLIAVLQKMGAIITVQTDRTIRIEGVTEMRGYNHEALPDRNESASWASAALATGGDIFVRGASQRDLTAFLNTYRKIGGEFDVVDDGIRFWHAGGDLNPLVLETDVHPGFMTDWQQPLVVALTQAKGVSIVHETVYENRFGFTDALVRMGASIQLHRECLGSVPCRFGQRNFLHSAVISGPTPLRGVEIDIPDLRGGFSHLIAALAAEGTSTATGLEIINRGYEHFMDKLQGLGADVELSDRTR, encoded by the coding sequence ATGGCGAAGCTGTTGACGATCCATGGCGGGAAGCCGCTGACCGGCGAGGTGACCGTGCGCGGGGCCAAGAACCTGGTCCCCAAGGCCATGGTGGCCGCGCTCCTGGGCAACACCCCTTCCGTGCTGCGCAGCATCCCGGAGATCAAGGACGTCGACGTCGTCAGCTCCCTCCTCGAGATACACGGCGTCTCCGTGCAGTGGGACAAGGAGTCCGGTCGGATCACCATGGACCCGGCCGGGGTGAAGTCCGCCCTCACCGCCGAGATCGACGCCCACGCCGGCGACTCGCGCATCCCGATCCTCTTCTGCGGCCCGCTCATGCACGCCATCGGCGAGGCCTTCATCCCCGACCTGGGCGGCTGCAAGATCGGCGACCGGCCGATCGACTACCACCTGGCCGTGCTGCGCAACTTCGGCGCCGTCGTGGACAAGCGCCCGGGCGGCATCTCCATCTCCGCCCCCAAGGGCCTGCACGGCGCCAAGCTCGAGCTGCCCTACCCGTCCGTGGGCGCCACCGAGCAGGTGCTGCTGACCGCGGTGAAGGCCGAGGGCATCACCGAGCTCAAGGGCGCCGCCGTCGAGCCGGAGATCCACGACCTCATCGCCGTGCTCCAGAAGATGGGCGCGATCATCACCGTGCAGACGGACCGCACCATCCGCATCGAGGGCGTGACCGAGATGCGCGGCTACAACCACGAGGCGCTGCCGGACCGCAACGAGTCCGCCTCCTGGGCCTCGGCGGCCCTGGCCACCGGCGGCGACATCTTCGTGCGCGGCGCGTCCCAGCGCGACCTCACCGCGTTCCTGAACACGTACCGCAAGATCGGCGGCGAGTTCGACGTGGTCGACGACGGCATCCGCTTCTGGCACGCCGGGGGAGACCTGAACCCGCTCGTGCTCGAGACGGACGTGCACCCCGGCTTCATGACCGACTGGCAGCAGCCCCTCGTGGTGGCGCTGACCCAGGCCAAGGGCGTCTCGATCGTGCACGAGACCGTGTACGAGAACCGCTTCGGTTTCACCGACGCGCTCGTGCGCATGGGCGCCTCCATCCAGCTGCACCGCGAGTGCCTGGGCTCCGTGCCGTGCCGCTTCGGCCAGCGCAACTTCCTGCACTCCGCCGTGATCTCGGGCCCGACGCCGCTGCGCGGCGTCGAGATCGACATCCCGGACCTGCGCGGCGGCTTCTCGCACCTGATCGCGGCCCTCGCGGCCGAGGGGACCTCCACCGCCACCGGCCTGGAGATCATCAACCGCGGCTACGAGCACTTCATGGACAAGCTCCAGGGCCTCGGCGCCGACGTCGAGCTGTCCGACCGCACCCGGTGA
- a CDS encoding nucleotide sugar dehydrogenase: MTHPSAPAAPAEQDRAPRLSVIGTGYLGATHAACMSELGFEVLGVDVDPEKIARLSRGEVPFHEPGLPELLRTHVESGRLRFTTDVAEAARWADVHFVGVGTPQKVGESGADLRYVDAALASLAAAIDRDALIVGKSTVPVGTARRLAAMVRRVRAEAGLPGEVELAWNPEFLREGFAVKDTLTPDRLVIGTDGTRAEPVLRRVYARQLAADTPWISTDLETAELVKVAANAFLATKISFINAFSEITEAVGGDIGTLADAIGHDARIGRRFLNAGVGFGGGCLPKDIRALQARVSELGLDRTMRFLAEVDDINLRRRDRVVDLAVQVLSAARDAGRGEAAAYGGKTTGSGVEVLRGARIAVLGVTFKPDSDDVRDSPALDVANRLYTAGADVRVHDPEGNANAAARFPRLDYVDSLEEAVEGAELTLLLTEWQAFREMDPAAVGALVDARLLIDGRNVLDVAAWAEHGWTVVGLGHRFDPAALGA, translated from the coding sequence GTGACCCACCCGAGCGCGCCCGCCGCCCCCGCCGAGCAGGACCGCGCCCCGCGGCTGTCCGTGATCGGCACCGGCTACCTGGGCGCCACGCACGCCGCCTGCATGTCCGAGCTGGGCTTCGAGGTGCTCGGCGTGGACGTGGACCCGGAGAAGATCGCCCGGCTCTCCCGCGGCGAGGTCCCCTTCCACGAGCCCGGCCTGCCGGAGCTGCTGCGGACCCACGTGGAGAGCGGCCGCCTGCGCTTCACCACGGACGTGGCCGAGGCCGCCCGCTGGGCGGACGTGCACTTCGTCGGCGTCGGCACGCCGCAGAAGGTGGGCGAGTCCGGCGCGGACCTGCGGTACGTGGACGCCGCCCTCGCCTCCCTGGCCGCCGCGATCGACCGGGACGCCCTGATCGTGGGCAAGTCCACGGTGCCCGTGGGCACGGCCCGCCGCCTCGCCGCGATGGTGCGGCGGGTGCGGGCCGAGGCCGGGCTGCCGGGCGAGGTGGAGCTGGCCTGGAACCCCGAGTTCCTGCGCGAGGGCTTCGCCGTGAAGGACACGCTGACCCCGGACCGCCTGGTGATCGGCACGGACGGCACGCGCGCCGAGCCGGTGCTGCGCCGCGTCTACGCCCGCCAGCTCGCGGCGGACACGCCGTGGATCAGCACGGACCTGGAGACGGCGGAGCTGGTCAAGGTGGCGGCCAACGCGTTCCTGGCCACGAAGATCTCCTTCATCAACGCGTTCTCCGAGATCACGGAGGCCGTGGGCGGGGACATCGGCACGCTCGCGGACGCGATCGGGCACGACGCGCGGATCGGGCGCCGGTTCCTCAATGCCGGCGTGGGCTTCGGCGGCGGCTGCCTGCCCAAGGACATCCGCGCGCTGCAGGCGCGCGTCTCCGAGCTGGGCCTGGACCGCACGATGCGCTTCCTGGCCGAGGTGGACGACATCAACCTGCGCCGCCGCGACCGCGTGGTGGACCTGGCCGTCCAGGTGCTCTCCGCGGCGCGCGACGCCGGCCGGGGCGAGGCCGCGGCGTACGGGGGCAAGACGACGGGGTCCGGCGTGGAGGTGCTCCGGGGCGCGCGGATCGCCGTGCTCGGGGTGACCTTCAAGCCCGACTCGGACGACGTGCGCGACTCCCCCGCCCTCGACGTGGCCAACCGGCTCTACACGGCCGGTGCGGACGTGCGCGTGCACGACCCGGAGGGCAACGCGAACGCCGCCGCCCGCTTCCCCCGCCTGGACTACGTGGACTCCCTCGAGGAGGCGGTCGAGGGCGCGGAGCTCACCCTGCTGCTGACCGAGTGGCAGGCGTTCCGCGAGATGGACCCCGCGGCGGTCGGCGCGCTGGTGGACGCGCGGCTGCTCATCGACGGGCGCAACGTCCTGGACGTGGCGGCGTGGGCCGAGCACGGCTGGACCGTGGTGGGCCTGGGCCACCGCTTCGACCCCGCCGCACTCGGCGCCTGA
- a CDS encoding AIR synthase related protein, with protein sequence MTEAQLLRVVLDGLAPAVRPGHWPPGTVAPGDDAALVPAPRGGTLVSTDAMGEGTDFLHRWPAGVRTRGHDAGWKAVAQNLSDVNAMGGTASALVTALTLPPTTPLAWVRSFAAGVVGAVDRLGAPGCRVAGGDLGTGERVHAAVTVLGDPHPAGVLCRAPAPAARERVLAEGADLVHAQDAPGSSGAARSGALRPSAARPGPGWAAAGLALLLTDRDELARRAAALPPEDRPGARDLARAVRAQLRPRPPLALGPAAVEAGILTLMDVSDGLGRDAHRMAAATGAAASAEAPPPVPWIDAAWLAEAAAPLRGVAALAGVSAESLVTGGGEDYGLLGLAWPETVLPAGFVRIGRLEPAGAPAPAGHRELPEAGWDPFGG encoded by the coding sequence GTGACCGAGGCGCAGCTGCTGCGCGTGGTCCTGGACGGGCTGGCCCCGGCCGTGCGGCCCGGGCACTGGCCGCCCGGCACCGTGGCCCCGGGCGACGACGCCGCCCTCGTCCCCGCCCCGCGCGGCGGCACGCTCGTCTCCACGGACGCGATGGGCGAGGGCACGGACTTCCTGCACCGCTGGCCCGCCGGCGTGCGCACCCGCGGCCACGACGCCGGCTGGAAGGCCGTCGCGCAGAACCTCTCCGACGTCAACGCGATGGGCGGCACCGCCTCCGCGCTCGTCACCGCCCTCACTCTGCCCCCGACGACGCCCCTGGCCTGGGTGCGCTCCTTCGCCGCGGGCGTGGTGGGCGCCGTCGACCGGCTCGGCGCCCCGGGATGCCGGGTGGCCGGCGGGGACCTGGGCACGGGGGAGCGCGTCCACGCCGCCGTGACCGTGCTCGGCGACCCCCACCCGGCCGGCGTGCTGTGCCGGGCGCCCGCCCCGGCGGCGCGGGAGCGCGTGCTCGCCGAGGGCGCCGACCTCGTGCACGCCCAGGACGCCCCGGGCTCATCCGGCGCCGCCCGATCCGGTGCCCTCCGTCCCAGCGCCGCCCGGCCCGGCCCCGGCTGGGCCGCCGCCGGGCTGGCCCTGCTGCTCACGGACCGGGACGAGCTCGCCCGCCGCGCCGCGGCCCTGCCCCCGGAGGACCGGCCGGGCGCCCGCGACCTCGCGCGCGCCGTCCGCGCCCAGCTGCGTCCGCGCCCGCCGCTGGCGCTGGGCCCGGCCGCCGTCGAGGCCGGGATCCTCACCCTGATGGACGTCTCCGACGGCCTCGGCCGGGACGCGCACCGGATGGCCGCCGCCACCGGGGCCGCCGCCTCGGCCGAGGCCCCGCCGCCCGTCCCGTGGATCGACGCGGCGTGGCTGGCCGAGGCCGCCGCGCCGCTGCGGGGCGTGGCTGCGCTCGCGGGCGTGTCCGCCGAGTCGCTCGTGACCGGCGGGGGCGAGGACTACGGACTGCTCGGGCTGGCGTGGCCGGAGACCGTGCTGCCGGCCGGGTTCGTCCGCATCGGCCGGCTCGAACCCGCCGGCGCCCCGGCGCCCGCCGGGCACCGGGAGCTGCCCGAGGCCGGCTGGGACCCCTTCGGCGGCTGA